From the Candidatus Methanoplasma cognatum genome, one window contains:
- the nadE gene encoding NAD(+) synthase produces MFDAKEVKQQIVEWIREYFYNNGSPKTKAVIGISGGKDSSVVAALCKEALGKGRVLGVLMPHGDQDDIDVAFDLCSTLEMEYVVINIKDSVRGLYDETAAAGLILNDVAVFNTPARIRMAALYAVSGIVGGRVANTCNLSEDWVGYVTKFGDSAGDFCPLSDLTASEVKAVGRELGLASTFIDKTPIDGLCGKTDEESFGFTYDVLDRYLREGICEDKSVKERIDKLHEAGLHKVRPLPTFRLGSQVSKETTVKKGV; encoded by the coding sequence ATGTTCGACGCAAAAGAAGTAAAGCAACAGATAGTGGAATGGATACGAGAATATTTTTACAACAACGGTTCACCCAAAACAAAAGCTGTCATCGGCATAAGCGGCGGCAAGGACAGCTCCGTTGTTGCGGCATTGTGCAAAGAGGCGCTTGGCAAGGGCCGGGTGCTGGGTGTTCTGATGCCGCACGGGGATCAGGATGATATCGACGTGGCGTTCGATCTCTGCAGTACTTTGGAAATGGAATACGTAGTTATCAACATCAAAGATTCAGTACGGGGCCTGTACGACGAGACTGCCGCTGCCGGACTGATCCTGAACGATGTCGCCGTGTTCAATACCCCCGCACGGATACGGATGGCGGCACTTTATGCCGTTTCAGGAATTGTGGGCGGAAGAGTTGCCAATACCTGCAACCTCAGCGAGGACTGGGTCGGTTACGTGACGAAATTCGGCGACTCGGCGGGCGACTTCTGTCCCCTTTCAGATCTGACCGCATCGGAAGTGAAAGCCGTAGGCAGAGAGCTGGGCCTTGCTTCTACGTTCATAGACAAAACGCCTATAGACGGCCTCTGCGGTAAGACCGATGAGGAGAGCTTCGGCTTTACATATGATGTTCTGGACCGATATTTGCGTGAAGGCATCTGCGAAGACAAAAGTGTGAAAGAAAGGATCGATAAGCTCCACGAGGCCGGCCTGCATAAAGTAAGGCCTTTGCCAACGTTCCGGTTGGGCAGTCAGGTATCCAAAGAGACGACGGTCAAAAAAGGAGTGTAA
- a CDS encoding nicotinate phosphoribosyltransferase, whose protein sequence is MDDLNPLLLLDYYKTTHNEQYPEGITKIVSYYTPRMSRITGENELIMFGLQAFVKEYLIGSFNKNFFGRPKEEVLSEYERVIDNTLGRDIVNYEKIGGLHDLGYLPIEIKAVDEGTRVPVKVPMFEITNTHTDFAWLVNTLETALSCSLWHTQISANVGYMYRRIVDEYYSVSVDDDIPRNRALGDFSMRGQESCESAVKSSAGFCLSFVNTATVPTVLFLERYYNCNCEKEPVAFGAISTEHSVMNSNYAVDGNEITMVRRLLNDIYPANGFSMVSDSYDYWNMVDKIIPACKEDILRHDGYIGIRGDSGDPVEISTETVKRLWETFGGRVNSKGYRVLDPHIKVIYGDSITPQRAERIYDILIKNGFACNNVLLGVGSFSMQCLEQDGVLKPFTRDTFGIAIKATYCEVEGRPVQIFKDPKTDTGNFKRSQRGMCVVYRDNAGSLSYQDGYDSATVGSFEGENLLKPVFRDGRILKEQTLQEIRGILHDGRF, encoded by the coding sequence ATGGATGATCTGAACCCCCTGCTCCTGCTGGACTACTACAAGACGACACACAACGAGCAGTATCCCGAAGGGATCACGAAGATAGTATCCTATTACACTCCGCGCATGTCCCGCATCACCGGGGAGAATGAACTGATCATGTTCGGCCTGCAGGCATTCGTCAAGGAGTATCTGATAGGGTCCTTCAACAAGAACTTCTTCGGCAGACCGAAGGAGGAAGTGCTGAGCGAATACGAACGCGTGATCGACAACACCCTCGGCAGGGACATCGTTAACTACGAGAAGATCGGGGGGCTGCACGACCTTGGTTATCTTCCGATCGAGATCAAAGCGGTGGACGAAGGTACGAGGGTCCCGGTCAAAGTGCCGATGTTCGAGATCACCAACACCCACACGGACTTTGCCTGGTTAGTTAACACGCTGGAGACGGCACTGAGCTGTTCGCTGTGGCACACACAGATTTCGGCCAATGTGGGGTACATGTACAGAAGGATAGTCGATGAATACTACAGTGTCAGCGTTGATGATGACATTCCGCGCAACCGTGCCCTGGGCGATTTCAGCATGAGAGGACAGGAAAGCTGCGAGAGCGCCGTTAAGTCAAGCGCGGGGTTCTGCCTGTCCTTCGTCAACACTGCCACTGTCCCGACGGTCCTTTTCCTGGAGAGGTACTACAACTGCAACTGCGAGAAGGAACCTGTCGCATTCGGTGCTATCTCCACTGAGCATTCGGTGATGAACAGCAACTACGCCGTGGACGGCAACGAGATAACAATGGTCAGAAGGCTGCTGAACGACATATATCCGGCGAACGGCTTCAGTATGGTGTCCGACAGCTACGACTACTGGAACATGGTAGATAAAATCATCCCCGCATGCAAAGAGGACATACTGAGGCACGACGGATACATCGGGATCAGAGGCGACAGCGGTGACCCTGTGGAGATAAGTACTGAAACTGTCAAAAGGCTGTGGGAGACGTTCGGCGGAAGAGTGAACAGCAAAGGCTACAGAGTACTGGACCCGCATATCAAAGTAATCTATGGAGATAGTATTACTCCTCAGAGGGCGGAAAGGATATACGACATACTCATAAAGAACGGGTTCGCCTGCAACAATGTGCTGCTGGGCGTGGGCAGCTTCTCCATGCAGTGCCTTGAGCAGGACGGCGTGCTGAAGCCTTTCACGAGAGATACCTTTGGCATTGCGATAAAGGCTACCTACTGCGAGGTCGAGGGCAGACCGGTACAGATATTCAAAGATCCTAAGACCGACACCGGGAACTTCAAGAGGTCCCAGAGGGGCATGTGCGTTGTGTACCGTGATAACGCCGGCAGCCTGAGTTACCAGGACGGTTACGATTCGGCGACCGTTGGGTCGTTCGAAGGTGAGAACCTGCTGAAGCCTGTATTCCGCGACGGCAGGATACTGAAAGAGCAGACCCTGCAGGAGATTCGCGGCATACTGCACGATGGCAGGTTTTGA
- a CDS encoding cysteine hydrolase: MKRLLIVVDMQNDFITGSLGSPQAQAVLPNVKKKIELYKKNGDDVLFTRDTHSDDYLDTQEGRFLPVVHCIEGTEGHSIADELDTEGCLMFDKPTFGSLELAEQVAAGGYDEIELCGLCTDICVVSNALILKAQLPETVITVDAGCCAGVTEESHKAAVLTMKMCQVNMINGDENDV; the protein is encoded by the coding sequence ATGAAAAGACTGTTGATAGTGGTCGATATGCAGAACGACTTCATCACGGGGTCGCTCGGCTCGCCGCAGGCACAGGCGGTCCTGCCGAATGTGAAGAAGAAGATCGAACTTTACAAAAAGAACGGTGACGATGTACTTTTCACCAGGGATACCCACAGCGATGACTATCTTGATACCCAGGAAGGAAGGTTCCTGCCTGTGGTCCACTGCATAGAAGGCACGGAAGGACATTCGATCGCGGATGAGCTTGATACCGAAGGCTGCCTCATGTTCGATAAACCAACCTTCGGTTCGCTGGAACTTGCAGAACAGGTTGCCGCCGGCGGCTATGATGAGATCGAACTCTGCGGCCTTTGCACGGATATCTGCGTCGTTTCCAACGCGCTCATCCTCAAGGCACAGCTGCCGGAGACCGTGATAACCGTTGACGCCGGGTGCTGCGCAGGCGTGACCGAAGAAAGCCACAAGGCCGCAGTTCTGACCATGAAGATGTGCCAGGTAAATATGATCAACGGGGATGAGAATGATGTTTAA
- a CDS encoding NUDIX domain-containing protein: MDSIFDYEHPFVCTDAVIFTVKTEESDNYRKLPGTDLQILLYKRTAEPYRGKWCLPGGFLNIDEMPEDNIRRKMSEKSYVDECWLEQLYTFCDLKRDPRARVLSIAYLGLMNEAGAMKYEDKAVWFTVVFDAGQKPTFRRGDLLLKSKDIGFDHLSIIEAALERMRSKILYTDIVFNLLPEEFTLTQLQNVYETILGKKDQAANFRRKIVDMVQETDRYTGDKGHRPARLYTKRKEVQ; this comes from the coding sequence ATGGACAGCATATTCGATTATGAGCACCCGTTCGTCTGTACCGATGCGGTCATTTTTACTGTAAAGACCGAGGAATCGGACAATTACAGGAAACTTCCCGGAACGGACCTGCAGATACTGCTCTACAAAAGAACGGCCGAGCCGTATCGGGGCAAATGGTGTTTGCCCGGCGGATTCCTGAACATAGACGAGATGCCGGAGGACAACATACGCCGGAAGATGTCGGAGAAGTCGTACGTCGACGAATGCTGGCTGGAACAGCTCTATACCTTTTGCGATCTGAAGAGGGATCCCCGTGCAAGGGTGCTTTCGATAGCATATCTCGGACTCATGAACGAGGCCGGAGCCATGAAGTACGAGGACAAAGCGGTATGGTTCACGGTCGTGTTCGACGCCGGTCAGAAACCGACCTTCAGGAGGGGGGACCTCCTGCTCAAAAGCAAGGATATCGGGTTCGACCACCTCAGCATCATTGAGGCCGCTTTAGAACGGATGCGGTCGAAGATCCTTTACACAGATATCGTTTTCAACCTGCTGCCGGAAGAATTCACCCTAACGCAGCTTCAGAACGTCTATGAGACCATCCTGGGAAAAAAGGACCAGGCGGCCAATTTCCGGCGCAAGATCGTGGATATGGTCCAAGAGACAGACAGATACACCGGCGACAAAGGGCACCGTCCCGCAAGGCTGTATACAAAAAGAAAGGAGGTTCAGTAA
- a CDS encoding homoserine dehydrogenase — translation MINIAIIGFGIVGSAAYEVAVQNAGLIEKRVGDSVKVKKIVDILDFENHPAPELLTKNFDDVMNDPTISIVIETIGGVRHAYEFTKKALMGGKSVVTSNKELVAMHGVELTEIAKKNNISYLFEASVGGGIPIIRPLKQCLAANEITEIYGILNGTSNYILTMMREEGKPFAEALKEAQAKGYAENNPTADIEGHDAGRKISILSWVAFGQTVDSEKIDRTGISNITSDDMEKAKAAGCVIKLIGRAKLINGKAHCTVAPELIPLSDPLAIVDGVYNAIVVRGNFIGDAMFYGHGAGGRATSSAVMGDVIEIARGIVASRKRA, via the coding sequence ATGATAAACATTGCGATAATCGGGTTCGGCATTGTAGGTTCCGCCGCATATGAGGTTGCGGTTCAGAATGCCGGACTGATCGAGAAACGGGTCGGCGATTCGGTCAAAGTCAAAAAAATAGTGGACATACTCGACTTTGAGAATCACCCCGCACCGGAGCTGCTGACCAAGAACTTTGATGACGTTATGAACGACCCGACGATATCGATCGTCATTGAAACGATCGGCGGGGTTCGCCATGCTTACGAGTTTACCAAAAAGGCATTGATGGGCGGCAAAAGCGTCGTAACAAGCAACAAAGAGCTTGTGGCCATGCACGGCGTGGAACTCACAGAGATCGCAAAGAAGAACAACATCAGTTATCTTTTCGAGGCCAGCGTCGGCGGCGGAATTCCGATAATCCGCCCCCTCAAACAGTGTCTGGCGGCGAACGAAATCACAGAAATATACGGGATATTGAACGGAACCTCCAATTATATTCTGACGATGATGCGCGAGGAAGGGAAACCTTTCGCCGAGGCGCTGAAAGAAGCACAGGCAAAGGGCTATGCCGAGAACAACCCCACCGCCGACATCGAAGGCCATGACGCCGGCAGAAAAATAAGCATTCTGTCCTGGGTCGCGTTCGGGCAGACTGTTGATAGCGAAAAGATCGACAGAACGGGAATCAGCAATATCACGTCAGACGACATGGAAAAAGCAAAGGCCGCCGGTTGCGTGATCAAACTTATCGGCCGGGCCAAACTGATCAATGGCAAGGCCCATTGCACCGTTGCTCCCGAGCTCATACCCCTGAGCGATCCTTTGGCGATTGTCGACGGTGTGTACAACGCCATTGTCGTTCGGGGCAACTTCATCGGCGATGCCATGTTCTACGGGCACGGTGCCGGCGGAAGAGCGACCTCCAGCGCGGTCATGGGCGATGTGATCGAGATCGCCCGGGGCATAGTTGCATCCCGCAAGCGCGCATGA
- a CDS encoding AAA family ATPase: protein MLRRKMTDYLIEWKNKPKKNCLLVKGPRQVGKTFIIEDFAKKNYDNYIYINFETMPQMTEIFNGNLDTDTLVRELSLHFPWVKFEPGNLLIFFDEIQSCPNARVSLKPFSIDGRFDVIASGSLLGLNYKKVSSYPVGYETKVEMRSLDFEEFLWAFGISEDVISYVSEAILEKKPISDSILNKMDEYYRWYMILGGMPEVVNRFLGTNSFAEAALVQKVIVDGYEDDISKYAATEDKSKIREILRLIPIQLAKDNKRFRYSDISSWKQGEGAREYGNSLDWLHDAGIIDYSYNLQEPYAPLAANLRLNSFKIYFHDTGLLMSMMEHGVAIAINNGEIKVNKGAIAENITAEELSKNGVMLTYFERKGKLELDFVLNPDGRVTAVEVKSGNNTKAKSLDSVMSEKYGVERGIKLEKTNIYVDEKGVEHYPLFAVAFLFRIDIDKLMVRNERA from the coding sequence ATGCTGAGAAGAAAGATGACCGATTATCTTATCGAATGGAAGAATAAACCTAAGAAAAACTGTCTTCTCGTGAAAGGCCCTCGCCAAGTAGGAAAGACCTTCATCATAGAAGACTTTGCAAAAAAGAACTACGACAATTACATCTACATTAATTTTGAGACCATGCCTCAAATGACAGAAATATTCAATGGGAATCTCGATACGGACACATTGGTGAGGGAGTTGAGTTTACATTTCCCATGGGTGAAATTTGAACCCGGAAACCTTCTGATCTTTTTTGATGAGATACAATCCTGCCCCAACGCACGCGTATCGCTGAAGCCGTTCTCCATTGACGGGAGGTTCGATGTGATCGCTTCAGGCTCCTTGTTGGGGCTGAATTACAAAAAGGTGTCCTCATACCCAGTGGGATATGAGACAAAGGTAGAGATGCGCTCTTTGGATTTTGAGGAGTTTCTATGGGCATTCGGCATAAGTGAAGATGTAATATCATATGTTTCCGAAGCGATCCTGGAAAAAAAGCCGATATCGGATTCAATTTTAAACAAGATGGATGAATATTATCGATGGTATATGATCCTTGGCGGTATGCCAGAAGTCGTGAATAGGTTCTTGGGGACCAATAGTTTTGCCGAAGCCGCTCTGGTGCAGAAGGTGATCGTTGATGGTTATGAGGATGACATCTCAAAGTATGCTGCGACAGAGGATAAGTCGAAGATAAGGGAAATACTGCGTTTGATACCCATACAGCTGGCAAAAGACAATAAAAGGTTCAGGTATTCGGACATATCGTCTTGGAAACAGGGAGAGGGGGCGAGGGAATACGGCAACAGCCTCGACTGGCTGCATGATGCAGGCATAATAGACTACTCCTACAATCTTCAAGAACCGTATGCACCGCTGGCAGCGAACCTTAGGTTGAACAGTTTCAAAATATATTTTCATGACACCGGCTTGTTGATGTCGATGATGGAGCACGGAGTGGCCATTGCGATAAATAATGGGGAGATAAAGGTGAACAAAGGCGCGATCGCGGAGAACATAACTGCCGAAGAGCTTTCGAAGAACGGCGTCATGCTGACCTATTTTGAGAGGAAAGGCAAGCTGGAATTAGATTTCGTACTCAATCCCGACGGCAGGGTCACGGCGGTGGAGGTCAAATCTGGGAACAACACGAAGGCAAAGTCGCTTGATTCCGTAATGTCGGAGAAATATGGGGTCGAGAGGGGGATAAAACTGGAAAAGACCAACATATATGTCGATGAGAAGGGGGTGGAGCATTATCCTTTGTTTGCGGTGGCATTCCTGTTCAGGATCGATATAGACAAACTGATGGTACGCAATGAGCGGGCCTGA
- a CDS encoding ATP-binding protein yields MLKRKFMDTLSQWKKAKKKECLLVKGARQVGKTFIIREFAKQNYENIVELNFFSEPRYKEVFAGSLKMDEIIKRITAIDGSVRFEEGKTLLFLDEIQECGDARTALKFIAEDDRFDCIASGSMLGVAYKTTRSIPVGYERQVEMFSLDFEEFLWAMGYDDTAVGYIKEYYDKKERIPASSNDVLMERLREYAIVGGMPSVINIYNETKNFGLVQEEQERIIDSYKNDIARYLSEPEKVKATHCYESIPSQLAKENKKFQYSKVEKGARASKYENSLDWLSDAGLIKFCYRVHTPIFPLPAYRDAEHFKVYATDVGILNAMYGFEMKSQLFYNTLKGPAKGGVYENLIADFLIKKKIPLYYYKPGENRQEIEFLLTEKGGIVPLEVKAGNGRTPSLDEFVERYDPQYALKLINGNLGVEGKKVTMPLYMAMFIQNPIDAERA; encoded by the coding sequence ATGCTCAAGAGAAAGTTCATGGATACACTTTCGCAATGGAAGAAAGCAAAGAAAAAAGAGTGTCTTTTAGTGAAGGGCGCCAGGCAGGTCGGGAAGACATTCATCATCAGAGAATTTGCAAAACAGAATTACGAGAACATAGTCGAACTCAATTTCTTTTCTGAACCGCGATACAAAGAGGTATTCGCGGGCAGCTTAAAAATGGATGAGATCATCAAAAGGATCACTGCCATAGACGGATCCGTACGTTTCGAGGAAGGTAAGACCCTGTTGTTCCTGGATGAGATACAGGAGTGCGGGGACGCAAGGACCGCTTTAAAATTCATCGCTGAGGATGACAGATTTGACTGTATCGCTTCCGGATCCATGCTGGGGGTTGCATACAAAACAACAAGGTCCATCCCCGTGGGGTATGAAAGACAAGTGGAGATGTTCTCCCTTGATTTCGAAGAGTTCCTATGGGCGATGGGCTACGATGACACTGCGGTCGGATACATTAAAGAGTATTACGATAAGAAAGAGCGGATTCCCGCATCCAGTAACGATGTGCTGATGGAAAGATTAAGAGAATATGCGATAGTGGGCGGCATGCCGTCTGTCATCAATATTTACAATGAAACGAAGAACTTCGGGCTGGTTCAAGAAGAGCAGGAGAGGATAATCGATAGCTACAAAAACGACATCGCAAGATACCTTTCCGAACCCGAGAAGGTCAAGGCAACCCATTGTTATGAATCCATACCGTCGCAGTTAGCAAAGGAGAATAAAAAATTTCAATATTCCAAGGTTGAAAAGGGAGCTAGAGCAAGTAAATACGAGAATAGTCTGGACTGGCTCAGTGACGCAGGTCTTATAAAATTCTGCTACAGGGTCCATACGCCCATCTTCCCGCTGCCTGCATACAGGGATGCTGAACATTTCAAAGTGTATGCGACCGACGTAGGCATATTGAACGCAATGTATGGTTTTGAGATGAAGTCACAACTTTTTTACAATACGCTGAAAGGTCCGGCGAAGGGAGGCGTATATGAGAATTTGATCGCCGACTTTTTGATCAAAAAGAAAATCCCCTTGTACTACTACAAACCAGGTGAGAACAGACAGGAGATCGAATTTCTTTTGACCGAGAAAGGAGGGATCGTTCCTTTAGAAGTCAAAGCGGGGAACGGAAGGACCCCGTCGCTGGATGAGTTCGTGGAAAGATACGATCCGCAGTACGCACTGAAATTGATCAACGGGAACCTTGGCGTGGAGGGAAAGAAGGTGACGATGCCCCTCTACATGGCAATGTTCATCCAGAATCCAATTGATGCAGAGCGGGCCTGA
- a CDS encoding Fic family protein gives MGYIPPFSITVEMLDLISEISEMLGSIKGVENLEKFPRLRRIGRIKTIHSSLAIENNTLSIGQVTDIVDGKRILGPPDEIFEVKNAIAAYNELEKINPFDMNDLLHVHKILMEGLVEENGRLRTVDVGVYNSDGKKLLTPPGPTMLPGYMNDLFEWLRASDVHILIRSSIFHTEFERIHPFRDGNGRIGRLWQTAVLMKWKPIFAWIPVESIIRERQTEYYNTLMESQKGSNVNIFIVFMLEAIRDAVKAIVSDTQAHIDHIDTRVRQLMAVLETYPQSAAELMERLNLKSRDTFRNNYLRPAMEAGLVMLTEPNKPTSKNQRYFKR, from the coding sequence ATGGGATATATTCCGCCGTTCAGTATAACCGTCGAGATGCTCGATCTGATATCGGAGATATCGGAGATGCTGGGCAGCATCAAAGGCGTTGAGAACTTAGAGAAATTCCCACGTCTTCGAAGGATCGGTCGCATTAAGACGATACACTCATCACTTGCGATAGAGAACAATACGCTGTCAATAGGGCAGGTAACGGACATAGTCGACGGGAAACGGATCCTCGGACCACCGGATGAGATATTTGAGGTAAAGAATGCCATAGCCGCCTACAACGAATTGGAGAAGATCAACCCATTCGATATGAACGATCTTCTGCACGTGCATAAGATATTGATGGAAGGCCTTGTCGAAGAGAACGGCAGGCTGCGCACGGTCGATGTGGGAGTATACAACTCCGATGGAAAAAAGCTCCTCACTCCGCCAGGACCGACAATGTTGCCGGGATACATGAACGATCTGTTCGAATGGCTGAGGGCCTCAGATGTGCATATTCTCATAAGATCCAGCATATTTCATACCGAATTCGAGCGTATCCACCCGTTCCGCGACGGTAACGGAAGAATAGGAAGATTATGGCAGACCGCCGTATTGATGAAATGGAAACCCATTTTTGCATGGATACCTGTCGAAAGCATCATTCGCGAACGGCAGACAGAGTATTACAACACTCTGATGGAATCACAGAAAGGTTCGAATGTGAATATATTCATAGTTTTCATGCTGGAAGCGATACGTGATGCAGTAAAGGCCATAGTTTCAGACACACAGGCGCACATAGATCACATCGATACAAGAGTACGCCAGCTGATGGCTGTATTGGAAACATATCCCCAGAGTGCGGCAGAATTGATGGAACGTTTGAATCTTAAGTCCCGCGATACTTTCCGCAATAACTACCTCAGGCCCGCAATGGAGGCAGGGTTAGTTATGCTTACAGAACCGAACAAGCCCACAAGCAAAAATCAGAGATATTTCAAAAGATAA
- a CDS encoding CBS domain-containing protein, with translation MTELRVRDLMTTQVLTVKPTDTIKRATIKFAVDNTTGATVVDNRNHVIGVITENDVLGLILRYQDKLDRDTSPHSLLSLPMDGVTADPALAEANRAISEMKVEELMTRTVLTTSPDEKIVEALKKMMQLNVNRLPVLEKGVLVGAISRSDIIFYIYKKKV, from the coding sequence ATGACAGAACTCAGAGTCAGGGACCTAATGACCACTCAGGTGCTGACTGTCAAGCCGACAGACACGATAAAGCGGGCTACGATAAAGTTTGCTGTGGACAACACTACCGGCGCGACGGTAGTGGATAACAGGAACCATGTCATCGGCGTAATAACCGAGAATGACGTTCTCGGTCTGATCCTAAGATACCAGGACAAACTGGACAGGGACACGAGCCCCCACTCCCTTCTCAGCCTGCCGATGGACGGCGTCACCGCAGACCCGGCCCTCGCCGAGGCCAACAGGGCGATATCGGAAATGAAGGTCGAAGAGCTGATGACAAGAACAGTTCTTACCACATCCCCTGACGAAAAGATCGTCGAGGCCCTCAAAAAAATGATGCAGCTCAACGTGAACCGTCTCCCCGTTCTGGAGAAGGGAGTGCTTGTGGGAGCTATCTCGAGATCGGATATTATCTTCTACATATACAAGAAAAAGGTCTGA
- a CDS encoding MBL fold metallo-hydrolase, producing MFEVHVLASGSDGNCTVIQFEDDAIMIDAGISCKRITKLMEQEGVDSKALRALLVTHEHTDHIAGAGVVSRRFGIPVMCNKATFECSEIGNVEYAEIKTMGSFCIGSMNITPLPTSHNAAEPNAFLVEAEDRRVLVATDTGKLTFQVEHALKEADVAVIESNYDKKMLAEGPYPLYLKRLIASEVGHLSNVDCAGAIKRTMNDSRQIFLAHLSKTNNAPDIARETVAEITGMKRMRIDCLEFQGDTRTLRVRG from the coding sequence ATGTTCGAGGTTCATGTCCTTGCAAGCGGAAGCGACGGGAATTGCACAGTCATACAGTTCGAAGACGATGCCATAATGATAGACGCCGGGATCAGCTGTAAAAGAATAACGAAGCTGATGGAGCAGGAAGGCGTCGACAGCAAAGCCCTGAGGGCCCTGCTGGTTACCCATGAGCACACGGACCACATTGCCGGCGCCGGCGTTGTGTCCAGAAGGTTCGGCATCCCGGTAATGTGCAACAAAGCGACCTTCGAATGCAGCGAGATCGGCAATGTGGAGTATGCGGAGATCAAAACGATGGGATCCTTCTGCATCGGGAGCATGAACATCACCCCCCTTCCCACATCCCACAATGCGGCGGAGCCGAACGCCTTCCTGGTCGAAGCGGAGGACAGGAGGGTGCTTGTGGCAACCGATACGGGAAAACTGACCTTCCAGGTGGAGCACGCGCTGAAGGAGGCCGACGTAGCTGTGATCGAATCCAACTATGATAAGAAAATGCTCGCGGAAGGCCCTTACCCGCTGTACCTGAAAAGGCTCATCGCAAGCGAGGTGGGCCATCTGTCCAACGTCGACTGCGCCGGAGCGATAAAAAGGACGATGAACGACAGCCGACAGATATTCCTGGCACATCTCAGCAAAACGAACAACGCCCCGGACATAGCAAGGGAAACGGTGGCGGAGATAACAGGGATGAAGAGGATGCGCATAGACTGTCTCGAGTTCCAGGGAGACACGAGGACACTCAGGGTGCGGGGCTGA
- a CDS encoding DUF167 domain-containing protein, producing the protein MSVEEVVRIRDSGIEVDVLVSPRSSRSGTEGIDGWRKRLIVKVRSPPLDGKANKEVEEVFLKATGSPSAVISGHTSRQKTVFIEGDPAAIILKLREHNE; encoded by the coding sequence ATGTCTGTTGAAGAAGTGGTCAGGATCAGGGATTCGGGGATCGAGGTGGACGTGCTGGTGTCTCCCAGATCGAGCAGGTCCGGCACGGAAGGGATCGACGGCTGGAGAAAGAGGCTGATCGTCAAAGTGAGATCCCCGCCCCTTGACGGAAAGGCCAATAAGGAGGTGGAGGAAGTGTTCCTCAAGGCCACCGGATCGCCGTCAGCGGTCATATCAGGGCACACGAGCAGGCAGAAAACGGTATTCATAGAAGGCGATCCCGCCGCTATAATTTTGAAGCTGAGGGAGCACAACGAATGA
- the tmk gene encoding dTMP kinase has protein sequence MEGLKDKRALRMIGVTGEVFMIQSEGGPMKAAEYVADLGKKAVILTDWDRRGGTIARELGRQLSSLGLEYDNEIRAKLSFLCKKYIKDLESLGTLLERLSANASGIKGVYDTILESVFLGGAFLVIEGIDGAGKSTLCRAIEKRLAEEGYDVVVTQEPTHDEIGSFIREKRVKDISQKAEALLFVADRAVHTERILKWKEEGRVVICDRYFASTVAYQSSGLNGEALDREWLISLNMPVIAAPDLTVLLDIDPKKGLSRIGERGELSKFEESKFLENTRREYLRLADEFDFMIVDAEESQAEIADKIIKKLKERS, from the coding sequence GTGGAGGGGCTCAAGGACAAAAGAGCACTGAGGATGATCGGGGTAACGGGCGAAGTTTTCATGATACAATCGGAAGGCGGACCGATGAAAGCCGCCGAGTATGTGGCAGATCTTGGTAAAAAAGCGGTGATACTGACCGACTGGGACCGCAGGGGAGGGACAATCGCCCGAGAACTTGGGCGCCAATTATCTTCGCTCGGACTGGAATATGATAATGAGATACGGGCGAAACTGTCATTCCTCTGCAAGAAGTACATCAAGGACCTGGAATCATTGGGTACGCTGCTGGAAAGGCTGTCCGCCAACGCAAGCGGTATTAAAGGCGTATATGATACCATCTTGGAGAGTGTGTTTTTGGGAGGAGCATTCCTTGTCATCGAAGGTATTGACGGAGCGGGGAAGTCGACGCTCTGCAGGGCCATCGAGAAGAGACTCGCGGAAGAGGGTTACGATGTGGTCGTGACCCAAGAGCCTACCCATGACGAGATAGGGAGCTTCATCAGAGAGAAGAGAGTGAAGGACATCTCCCAAAAGGCGGAGGCGCTCCTGTTCGTCGCCGACCGCGCCGTTCACACCGAAAGGATACTTAAGTGGAAAGAGGAAGGCCGCGTCGTGATATGCGACAGGTATTTCGCATCCACGGTCGCATACCAGTCCTCCGGACTGAACGGAGAGGCGCTGGACAGGGAGTGGCTGATATCCCTTAACATGCCGGTCATTGCCGCGCCGGACCTCACCGTGCTTTTGGACATAGACCCGAAAAAGGGCCTGAGCAGGATAGGAGAAAGGGGGGAGCTTAGCAAATTCGAGGAATCCAAGTTCTTGGAGAACACAAGAAGGGAGTACCTGAGGCTCGCCGACGAGTTCGACTTCATGATAGTGGACGCCGAAGAGAGCCAGGCAGAGATAGCCGACAAGATAATCAAAAAGTTGAAGGAGAGATCATGA